Proteins encoded within one genomic window of Candidatus Rokuibacteriota bacterium:
- a CDS encoding response regulator yields the protein MDRHRSITILLVEDNPDHAELTLRALQSGNLANEVFWVKDGEEALDFLNQRGRYGDGVRAPRPGLILLDIKLPKVDGTEVLRQIKRDERLRTIPVVMLTTSAREDEVNESYRAGANSFVTKPVRFAEFAEKVATVKLYWMLTNLLPEG from the coding sequence ATGGATCGGCATAGGTCCATCACCATTCTGTTGGTCGAGGACAATCCGGACCACGCCGAGCTCACGCTCCGGGCGCTGCAGAGCGGCAACCTGGCGAACGAGGTCTTCTGGGTGAAGGACGGGGAGGAGGCTCTGGACTTTCTCAACCAGCGCGGCCGGTACGGCGACGGGGTCCGGGCCCCCCGGCCGGGGCTGATCCTTCTGGACATCAAGCTCCCCAAGGTCGACGGAACCGAGGTGCTTCGTCAGATCAAGCGGGACGAACGGCTCCGGACGATTCCTGTCGTCATGCTGACGACGTCGGCGCGCGAGGACGAGGTCAACGAGAGCTACAGGGCCGGCGCCAACAGTTTCGTGACCAAGCCGGTGAGGTTCGCGGAGTTCGCGGAGAAGGTGGCCACGGTGAAGCTCTACTGGATGCTCACCAACCTGCTCCCCGAGGGATAG